The Myotis daubentonii chromosome 19, mMyoDau2.1, whole genome shotgun sequence genome window below encodes:
- the SC5D gene encoding lathosterol oxidase, with protein MDLVLSAADRYVFTPYMYPATWPEDNFFRQTLSLLIVTNLGAYILYFVFATLSYYFIFDHSLMKHPQFLKNQVYREIMFTVQALPWMSIPTVALFLLELRGYSKLYDDIGGFPSGWFHLIVSVLSFLFFTDMLIYWIHRGLHHRLVYKHIHKPHHIWKIPTPFASHAFHPVDGFLQSLPYHIYPFIFPLHKVVYLGLYILVNIWTISIHDGDFRVPQILRPFINGSAHHTDHHMFFDYNYGQYFTLWDRIGGSFKNPSSFEGKGPLSYVKKMMEEKCSSHAGSACQDGKSLLGEFTKTE; from the exons ATGGACCTCGTTCTCAGTGCTGCCGATCGTTATGTTTTCACACCATACATGTACCCAGCCACGTGGCCAGAGGACAACTTCTTCCGACAGACTCTTAGCCTCCTGATTGTGACAAACCTTGGGGCTTATATCCTTTATTTTGTCTTTGCAACACTCAGctattattttatctttgatCATTCTTTAATGAAACATCCTCAATTTCTAAAG AACCAAGTCTATCGAGAGATCATGTTCACTGTCCAGGCCCTGCCGTGGATGAGCATCCCCACTGTCGCGCTGTTCCTGCTGGAGCTCAGGGGTTACAGCAAGTTGTATGATGACATAGGAGGCTTTCCAAGCG GCTGGTTTCACCTCATCGTTAGTGTGCTGTCCTTCCTCTTCTTCACTGACATGCTCATCTACTGGATCCACAGAGGCCTTCATCATAGGCTTGTGTATAAG CACATCCATAAACCTCATCACATCTGGAAGATTCCTACTCCGTTTGCAAGTCATGCTTTTCACCCTGTGGATGGCTTCCTTCAGAGTCTGCCTTACCACATATATCCTTTTATCTTTCCACTGCACAAGGTGGTTTATTTGGGTTTGTACATCTTGGTCAACATCTGGACAATTTCCATTCATGATGGTGATTTTCGTGTCCCCCAAATCTTAAGGCCATTTATTAATGGCTCAGCTCATCATACAGATCACCACATGTTCTTCGACTACAACTATGGACAGTACTTCACATTATGGGATAGAATTGGAGGCTCCTTCAAAAACCCTTCCTCCTTCGAAGGGAAGGGACCACTCAGTTACGTGAAGAAGATGATGGAAGAAAAGTGCAGCAGCCACGCAGGGAGTGCTTGCCAAGATGGAAAGTCACTCCTTGGAGAGTTTACAAAGACCGAGTAg